One genomic region from Salinicola endophyticus encodes:
- the purD gene encoding phosphoribosylamine--glycine ligase produces the protein MKVLILGGGGREHALAWKAAQSPQVDTVFVAPGNAGTAREAGLTNVAIDAMDFDALIAFARDNDVELTIVGPEAPLVAGVVDRFQQAGLAIFGPSAGAAQLEGSKAFTKDFLARHAIPSAAYQTFSEVAPALDYLDRQGAPIVIKADGLAAGKGVVVAMTHDEAAAAIRDMLEDNAFGDAGARVVIEEFLDGEEASFIVMVDGEHVWPMATSQDHKRAYDGDAGPNTGGMGAYSPAPVVTEAVYQRIMDEVITPTVAGMAAEGHPYTGFLYAGLMIDATGAPRVIEYNCRFGDPETQPILMRLNGDLVGLCQAALAQRLDRAEGSWDPRAAVGVVMAAGGYPGNYAKDDAIDGLEAAEQRGCKVFHAGTTQRDDGRVVTSGGRVLCVTALGDSVAAAAEQAYAGVAEIAWAGAEYRRDIAHRAIAREREDVASRS, from the coding sequence ATGAAGGTTCTGATCCTAGGAGGCGGCGGGCGCGAGCACGCCCTGGCGTGGAAGGCGGCACAGTCGCCGCAGGTCGACACGGTGTTCGTGGCTCCCGGCAATGCCGGCACCGCCCGTGAGGCGGGGCTGACCAACGTGGCGATCGACGCCATGGACTTCGACGCGCTGATCGCCTTCGCCCGCGACAACGATGTCGAGCTCACCATCGTCGGCCCCGAGGCGCCGCTGGTGGCCGGCGTGGTCGACCGTTTCCAGCAGGCCGGCCTGGCGATCTTCGGCCCCTCGGCCGGCGCGGCCCAGCTCGAAGGGTCCAAGGCCTTCACCAAGGATTTTCTGGCGCGCCATGCGATCCCCTCGGCGGCCTACCAGACCTTCAGCGAAGTCGCCCCGGCGCTCGACTATCTCGACCGGCAGGGTGCGCCGATCGTGATCAAGGCCGATGGCCTCGCCGCCGGTAAAGGCGTAGTGGTGGCGATGACCCACGACGAGGCGGCCGCAGCGATCCGTGACATGCTCGAGGACAACGCCTTCGGCGATGCCGGTGCCCGGGTGGTGATCGAAGAGTTCCTCGATGGCGAGGAGGCGAGTTTCATCGTCATGGTCGACGGCGAGCACGTCTGGCCGATGGCCACCAGCCAGGATCACAAGCGCGCCTACGATGGCGACGCCGGCCCCAACACCGGCGGTATGGGGGCCTACTCGCCGGCGCCGGTAGTCACCGAGGCGGTCTACCAGCGCATCATGGACGAGGTGATCACCCCGACCGTCGCCGGTATGGCTGCGGAAGGGCACCCCTACACCGGTTTCCTGTATGCCGGGCTCATGATCGACGCCACCGGCGCGCCCAGGGTGATCGAGTACAACTGCCGCTTCGGTGACCCCGAGACCCAGCCGATCCTGATGCGCCTGAACGGCGATCTGGTGGGCCTGTGCCAGGCGGCCCTGGCGCAGCGCCTGGACCGTGCCGAAGGGAGCTGGGACCCGCGCGCAGCGGTTGGCGTGGTGATGGCGGCCGGCGGCTATCCGGGCAACTATGCCAAGGATGATGCGATCGACGGCCTCGAGGCCGCCGAGCAGCGCGGCTGCAAGGTGTTCCATGCCGGCACGACGCAGCGCGACGATGGTCGCGTCGTCACCAGCGGCGGGCGCGTGCTATGTGTTACCGCGCTGGGCGACAGCGTGGCCGCCGCCGCCGAGCAGGCCTACGCGGGCGTCGCCGAGATCGCCTGGGCGGGGGCCGAGTATCGCCGCGACATCGCCCATCGGGCGATCGCGCGTGAGCGCGAGGACGTCGCGTCACGCAGCTAA
- a CDS encoding phosphoribulokinase, with protein MSREFPIIAVTGSSGAGTTTVKRTFERMFAREDVHAAFIDGDAFHRYSRAELAEILQTEPERKAELSHFSVNANLLDRLDTLFQEYGDSGKGTYRHYIHAEDKRMIEAGWQVGTFTDWQPIPSGTDLMLYEGLHGGLVTHEVDIARHVDMLIGVAPTINLEWLQKIDRDTKLRGYSQEAVIETILGRMHDYVRYIQPQLSRTHINFQRVPTVDTSNPFELQDVPNDGESFVVIRFRDPEAVDFPYLVTMIHDAFMSRPNTLVVPGARLSLAMDLILAPKVRQLLAQRRFR; from the coding sequence ATGTCGCGTGAGTTTCCGATCATCGCCGTCACCGGCTCTTCCGGCGCCGGCACCACCACGGTCAAGCGCACCTTCGAGCGCATGTTCGCGCGTGAGGACGTCCACGCCGCCTTCATCGACGGTGACGCCTTTCACCGCTACTCGCGGGCCGAGCTGGCCGAGATCCTGCAGACCGAGCCGGAACGCAAGGCGGAGCTGTCGCATTTCTCGGTCAATGCCAACCTGCTGGACAGGCTGGATACGCTGTTCCAGGAGTACGGCGATAGCGGCAAGGGCACCTACCGCCACTATATCCATGCCGAAGACAAGCGCATGATCGAGGCCGGCTGGCAGGTCGGCACCTTCACCGACTGGCAGCCGATCCCCAGTGGCACCGATCTGATGCTCTACGAAGGGCTGCATGGCGGGCTGGTGACCCATGAGGTGGATATCGCGCGGCACGTCGACATGCTGATCGGGGTGGCACCCACGATCAATCTGGAGTGGCTGCAGAAGATCGACCGCGACACCAAATTGCGCGGCTATTCGCAGGAAGCGGTGATCGAGACCATTCTCGGGCGCATGCACGACTATGTGCGCTACATCCAGCCCCAGCTCTCGCGCACTCATATCAACTTCCAGCGCGTGCCGACGGTGGACACCTCCAATCCGTTCGAGCTGCAGGACGTGCCCAACGACGGCGAGTCGTTCGTGGTGATCCGCTTCCGCGACCCGGAAGCGGTGGATTTTCCCTATCTGGTGACCATGATCCACGATGCCTTCATGAGCCGTCCCAACACCCTGGTGGTGCCGGGGGCGCGGCTGTCGCTGGCGATGGATCTGATCCTGGCGCCCAAGGTGCGCCAGCTGCTGGCGCAGCGCCGTTTTCGTTGA
- a CDS encoding histidine triad nucleotide-binding protein: MEPTLFSKIIDREIPADIVYEDEHVLAFRDINPQAPTHVLIIPKKPIATLNDIEEADLALIGRLQYTAAKLAKQFGFAEDGYRVVMNCNEDGGQSVYHIHMHLLGGRKLTWPPG; encoded by the coding sequence ATGGAGCCCACGCTGTTCAGCAAGATCATCGACCGCGAGATTCCGGCCGATATCGTCTACGAAGACGAGCATGTGCTCGCTTTCCGTGACATCAATCCCCAGGCACCGACTCATGTGCTGATCATCCCCAAGAAGCCGATCGCCACCCTGAATGATATCGAGGAAGCGGATCTGGCCCTGATCGGGCGGCTGCAGTACACCGCGGCCAAGCTGGCCAAGCAGTTCGGTTTCGCCGAGGACGGCTACCGCGTGGTCATGAACTGCAACGAAGATGGCGGGCAGTCGGTCTATCATATCCACATGCACCTGCTGGGTGGGCGCAAGCTGACCTGGCCGCCGGGCTGA
- the coq7 gene encoding 2-polyprenyl-3-methyl-6-methoxy-1,4-benzoquinone monooxygenase has product MARQLSRSDNLIHQFDSVLRTLVPGSAQPRRPSPALAQPEGALDDEQRRHVAGLMRINHTGEVCAQALYQGQGLTAKLGDTRERMEEAAAEEIDHLAWCDQRLRELDGRTSYLNPAFYAASFGLGALAGAVGDRVSLGFVAATEEQVGRHLEAHLRKLPIDDKRSRAVLEQMRIDEAQHERMALESGGSRFPLPVKWGMRLVSKVMTKSVYRL; this is encoded by the coding sequence ATGGCGCGCCAGCTGTCGCGTAGCGACAATCTGATCCACCAGTTCGACAGCGTGCTGCGCACGCTGGTGCCGGGATCGGCGCAGCCGCGCCGGCCCTCACCGGCGCTCGCCCAGCCCGAGGGCGCACTCGACGACGAGCAGCGCCGCCACGTGGCCGGGCTGATGCGCATCAACCATACCGGTGAGGTGTGCGCCCAGGCGCTCTATCAGGGTCAGGGGCTGACCGCCAAGCTGGGTGACACCCGCGAGCGGATGGAAGAGGCGGCAGCGGAGGAGATCGACCATCTGGCCTGGTGCGACCAGCGTCTGCGGGAACTGGATGGCCGCACCAGCTATCTCAACCCCGCCTTCTACGCCGCCTCCTTCGGACTCGGCGCCCTGGCCGGGGCGGTCGGCGACCGTGTCAGCCTGGGCTTCGTCGCCGCCACCGAGGAGCAGGTCGGGCGCCATCTGGAGGCGCATCTGCGCAAGCTGCCGATCGACGACAAGCGCTCGCGGGCGGTACTCGAACAGATGCGCATCGACGAAGCGCAGCACGAGCGCATGGCGCTGGAGTCCGGCGGCAGCCGCTTCCCGCTGCCGGTGAAGTGGGGCATGCGGCTGGTGTCGAAGGTGATGACCAAGAGCGTCTATCGCCTCTGA